A region from the Oscillatoria sp. FACHB-1406 genome encodes:
- a CDS encoding SDR family NAD(P)-dependent oxidoreductase yields MIVNTQLANSIVLITGASSGIGAACARTFSAAGAKVIVNARTRERLKPVIEELSGEVYALSFDVCDRAAVESAIASLPESWRAIDILINNAGLSRGLDKLYEGSIQDWEEMIDTNIKGLLYVSRAVVPGMVDRAKGHIINIGSTAGHQTYPGGNVYCATKAAVKSITEGLKQDVLGTPIRVSAVDPGLVETDFSNVRFHGDRDRASQVYRGLTPLTPADVADVILFCVTRPPHVNLMDIVMMPVDQAPLMLFNRQNEG; encoded by the coding sequence TTGATTGTAAATACACAACTGGCCAATTCAATTGTCTTAATTACGGGAGCGAGTAGCGGCATTGGAGCGGCGTGCGCGCGGACATTTTCGGCAGCAGGAGCTAAAGTGATTGTTAATGCGCGCACCCGAGAACGCTTGAAACCCGTTATCGAGGAACTTTCGGGGGAAGTTTACGCCCTGTCGTTTGACGTATGCGATCGCGCGGCAGTAGAATCCGCGATTGCCTCTCTCCCCGAATCTTGGCGCGCGATCGATATCCTTATTAATAATGCCGGTTTGAGTCGCGGCCTCGATAAACTGTACGAGGGCAGCATCCAAGATTGGGAAGAAATGATCGATACCAATATTAAAGGATTGCTCTACGTTAGTCGCGCTGTCGTTCCCGGTATGGTCGATCGCGCCAAAGGTCATATTATTAATATTGGCTCTACTGCCGGACATCAAACTTATCCCGGCGGTAATGTTTACTGCGCCACCAAAGCTGCCGTAAAATCGATTACGGAAGGTTTAAAGCAAGATGTTCTCGGCACGCCTATCCGCGTTAGTGCTGTCGATCCCGGTTTGGTGGAAACGGATTTCAGTAATGTACGCTTCCACGGCGATCGCGATCGCGCTTCACAAGTCTATCGCGGCTTAACGCCCTTAACCCCCGCCGATGTCGCCGATGTCATCCTGTTTTGCGTCACTCGTCCGCCCCACGTCAACTTGATGGATATCGTCATGATGCCCGTAGATCAAGCGCCTTTGATGCTTTTCAACCGCCAGAACGAAGGCTAA